In Streptomyces rapamycinicus NRRL 5491, the genomic stretch TTGGCCCGAGGGGAAGTCGGCCGGTGGGCCCGGACACGGTGCCGGGCCCGCCGGCCAACGAGGTCAGGGCTTGCGGGCCACCGCTCCGTACATCGCGATGTCCTCGTCCTTGATGTCCTCGGTGACGGTGGCGTCCGGGCGCCACTTGTGGACCTGGGTGAGGCCGGGCTCGACCAGTTCGAGGCCGTCGAAGAACCGCTCCGCCTCGGCCTCGGTGCGCAGCCGCATGGGCATGTCGCGGGCCGCGTACTCACGGGCGACCCGGGCCACCTCGTCCGGTGCGAAGTCGGCGGTGCCGATGGACATCGCCAGGTAACTGCCGGAGGGCAGCGGCTCCAGGAGGCGGTCGACGATTCCGTAGGCGTCGTCCTTGTCCAGGACGAAGTGCACGATGGCGATCACCGTCAGGGCGACCGGCCGGGTCAGGTCGAGGGTCTCGCGGAGCTCGGCGGCCTCCAGGATGGTGGCGGGGTCGCACATGTCCGCTTCGACATACGCGGTCCTGCCCTCGGGGGTGCTGGCGAGCAGGCCCTGGGAGAGCGTGAGGACGATGGGGTCGTTGTCCACGTAGACGACCCGGGAGTCCGGGGCCACCGCCTGGGCGATCTCATGGAGGTTGGGCGAGGTGGGGATGCCGGTGCCGATGTCGAGGAACTGCCGGATGCCCGCCTCCTCGGCCAGGTAGCGCACGGCCCGGTTCATGAAGTCGCGGTTGGCCCGCATGTGGATCGGCAGGGCGGGCCACTCGCGGGACATGGCGATGCCCGCTTCCTTGTCGGCCGGGTAGTAGTCCTTGCCGCCGAGGATGTAGTCGTAGATACGTGCCGAATGCGCGCTCTCGGTGTCGATGCGGTCGGCCGACCATCCGTTGTCGCTCAAGGCGTCCCCTCCCAGTGGATCGTCAGTTCGCTGTTGATGTGCCCCCGGTCGCGCGGGCCGGGACGGGCCCGCGCGACCGGGAAGGATGCGGTGCCGTGGCGCTAGCAGAGGAAGTCGGCGTCGCCGTCCTTCACACCCGCCAGGAACCGGGTCATCTCGTTCGTGGTGAAAACCAGTGCGGGGCCGTCGGGGTCGGTCGACTGACGCAGCGCCACCCGTCCGTCGTACAGCTTCTTGGCCTCGACGCAGGCGCCGCCGGCGTCGTCGCTCCACGGCTTGGACCAGCCCAGGGTGCCGAGGACGTGGGAGGGCATGCCGCTGCGTATGTGGTGGTGCACTTCAGAGCTCCTTGCGAATTGCGCCGAGGACGGCCTCGGTTTTCCTGGCGGGCACCGACTGGGCGCCCATCCGGTCCAGGACCTCGCGATACACCACCACGTCGTCCTCCTTGTCCAGATACACCGCGCCAACCAGGCCGCTGAGGTAGACGATGTCGGGCAACTCCGGAGCCCTGAACCGGAAGACGTGAAAAGCACCGGCCCGCATGGCCGGATGCGGGCCGCTCCCGAACGGCATGATCTGCACGGTCACCTGGGGAAGGGCGCTGACCTCGATCAGATGGTCGATCTGGGCGCGCATCACGGCCGGGCCCCCGACCGGCCACCTCAGCACCGTCTCGTCCATCACGACCCACAGCCGGGGAGGGGATTCCCGGGACAGCAGTTCCTGGCGCTGCATGCGCAGGGCGACCCTGCGCTCGGTGGCCTCCGACGGAGCGTGCGGGTTCCCTGCGCTGAGCAGCGCACGCGCGTAGTCCTCGGTCTGCAGCAGCCCGTGCACGAACTGCGCCTCGTAGGCGCGGATCTGAAGCGCCGCCTGTTCCAGATTCAGATACGCGGCGAACCAGTCCGGCATCACATCGCGGTAGGTGTGCCACCAGCCGCGCTTGTTGGCCTCGCGGACCGACTTCAGGAAGGTGTCGAGCTCATGCCGGTCGGTGATGCCGTACGTCTGGAGCAGCTTCTCCACGTCCGCGAGCCTGAGCCGGGCCACCTTGGCGGCTTCCATCCTGCGAATGGTGGAGTGGCTGACCCCGATCGCCACGCCCGCCTGGTCGTAGCTCAGTCCGGCGCGCGTCCGCAGCTCCTCCAGCTGCCTGCCGAGGATCATGCGGAGGACAGAGGGGGCATCGCCCCATGCGGTTTCCGCCGCCAACGCTCTACCTCCCCATACCGGGCTACGGCTGCAGTCTGTCACGGTCGCCGGCCGCGCGAACGGCATCCCCCCGATGGCAACTTGCAATTTTCAACTTACCGCTTGCAAGTCGTTCGTTGCACCTGTCACAGTAGTCACACCGTCCGATCACGGTGGGAACGCTTGCGTGGGTACGTCCGTAGGCACTGCGCAGTGCGGGAACGGCACGGTCATGATGCGCAGGCAGACGAAAGGCGGCCGCTCGTGGCTCCCCTCGCCCTTCCCCTGACTCCCCTTCGGACGTCCCGGGAGCAGGACACCCACCCGGGATGTGCTTTACGGCTTCCGGCCACCGCCTCCTCGGTGAGCACGATCCGCGCGGCCGTGTTCGAGCGGCTGCGCGCCTGGGGCGTGAGCGCCCAAGTGTGCGACGACGCGCTCCTCGTGGTCTCCGAGCTGGTCACCAACGTGATCACGCATACGGTCAGCGATCACCTGGAGTGCAGGCTGAGCGTCGGCGCGGGACTGCTGCACCTCGAGGTCGAGGATCAGGTCCGGGCCCGCACCCTCCCCGCGCCACGCACCCCCGACCCCGATGAGCACTGCGGACGAGGGCTTCTGCTGGTCGGCGCGGTGAGCAGCGCCTGGGGCGTCAGGGACGCCCCGCACGGGCCGGGGCGGATCGTATGGGCCGAGCTGCCGTCGCGTACGGAAGAGTGTCACTGACTCATGGACCGACAGTTTGTTGCCCCCGAGGCACCTGAGGCACGTGAGATGCCCGAGGCCCCATCGCTCGGCGCGGCGAGCCTGTGGAGAGGCCACCGCGGACGCCTGCGGCTCCCCGACGGACTTCCCGCCAGACTGGGATACGACGCGGTCGGGATGCCCACGGACATCGGCAGGCGGGTCATGAAGTGCCTGCCCCGCATCGGCTGTGTCTTCGCCGACGACCAGCGGTGGTGGTGGATCGTGCCGTCGGGGTCGAACATCGATGTCGCCTGGCCGCCGTTCACCAGCTACGCGGTCGGGGCGCGGATGACCGACCTGAGCGGCGAGTACTCCGGGCGTTCCCGGCTCCCCCGCCTGATCCATCACCCCCAGGACGACTCGCCGTACACGCCGCCGATTCCGCTGTACTTCATGACCTGTCATATCGCGGGGATCCGGCCCCGCTGGTCACCCGGGGACGCCTCGGGGCCGTCCCAGGCCGTCTAGGACCCTCCCGCACGCTGCTGCTCCGCACGAGACCCTGCCCGGCCGACAACGTTGTCCCAAGGTATGGACAAACACTGGAGTGAGTGCTCTGGTAATGCGTGCAGCAAGTGTTCCCTGTGGAAGAGTTCCGCCGTCCTCCGGGCGGCGGCGCCAACCGGACCATGGAGCAGCAGCGTGCTGAGACACTTGTTCCTTCGCTTCCCGTCCCTCCTCCGCCCAAGACGGACCTGGCGGCGGCGGGTGGCCGCCGTCGTGGTCCCCGCGCTGGCCGCCACCGGTCTGCTCGTCTCCGGCGCCGGTCCCTCCCACGCCGCCCAGGCCTGGGATCCCAAACCCGCCCCGATGACGACCCCGTGGACGAACCAGGTCCCGGTCGACAACCCCCTGCCGGAGTATCCGCGTCCCCAGCTCACCCGGCCCGACTGGTCCCCGCTCAACGGGATTTGGGACTTCGCGGTCACCTCCCGCGACGCCGGGCAGCCGGCCACGTTCGGTGAGCAGATCAGGGTGCCGTTCGTGCCCGAGTCGGCGCTCTCCGGCGTCCAGCGCAAGATCACCCAGAATGACAAGCTCTGGTACAAGCGCACCTTCACGGTCCCCTCCGGCTGGAACGGCCGCCGTGTCCAGCTCAACTTCGGCGCGTCCGACTGGGAGACCACGGTCTGGGTCAACGGCAAGCAGGCCGGCGCCGCCCACCGCGGCGGCTACGACGCCTTCTCGTACGACATCACGCCCCTGCTGAACGGCGGCACCAACACCGTCGTCATCTCCGTGTACGACCCCACGGAGACCGGCGGTCAGGCCATCGGCAAGCAGCGCGTCCAGGACGTCACCCCGCACCCCGGCAAGAGCATCGTCTACACCGCCTCGTCGGGGATCTGGCAGACCGTGTGGCTGGAGCCCACCGCCCCCGCGCACATCACCCGCCTGGACATGGTCCCGCGCCTGGCGGACAACACCCTGCGGGTCACGGTGCGCGGCGCCGGAGGAGCCGACGGCGCGGGCGTCAAGGTCACCGTCTCCAGCGGCGGTACGACGGTCGGCAGCGCCACCGGCACCGTGGGCGGCGAGCTCTCCGTACCGGTGCCGAACGCCCGCCTGTGGACGCCGGAGGACCCGTTCCTGTACGACGTCACGGCCGAGCTCACCGGCGCCGCCGGAGGCGACAAGGTCGGTGGCTACACCGGTATGCGGTCGATCGCGGTGAAGGACGTGGGCGGGGTCCGGCGGCCGGTGCTCAACGGCGAGTTCGTCTTCCAGACCGGCACCCTGGACCAGGGCTACTGGCCGGACGGCATCTACACCGCGCCCACCGACGAGGCCCTCAAGTACGACCTGCAGAAACACAAGGACCTGGGCTTCAACATGGTCCGCAAGCACATCAAGGTCGAGCCGCAGCGCTGGTTCTACTGGGCGGACCGGCTCGGGCTGCTGGTGTGGCAGGACATGCCCTCGATGGACAGCGGCAAGACCCCGGACACCGCGGCCCGCGCCCAGTGGGAGAGCGAGTACCGCGCCATCATCGACCAGCACCGCAGCTCACCCGCGCTCATCCAGTGGGTGGACCAGAACGAGGGCTGGGGCCAGTACGACCAGGCCCGCATCGCCGACATGGTCAAGGCGTACGACCCCTCGCGGCTGGTCGACAACATGAGCGGCGTCAACTGCTGCGCCGCCAAGGACGGCGGCAACGGCGACGTCATCGACAACCACAACTACGTCGGGCCCGGCAACACCCCGGCGGAGCCGGTGCGCGCCTCGGTGCTCGGGGAGTACGGCGGCCTCGGCTACCGGGTGCCCGGCCATGAGTGGTATCCGGGCGGCGGATTCAGCTACGAGGACCAGCCGAGCATCTCCGCGCTCAACAACCGGTTCGTCGGCCTGCTCGACGGAATCCGGCAGAGCGGCATGCCCGCGGGCGGTCTGTCGGCCTCCGTCTACACCCAGATCACGGACGTGGAGAACGAGGCCAACGGGCTGATGTCCTACGACCGCCAGGTGGTCAAGGTCGACCAGGCCCGGGTACGGGCCGCCAACCAGGCCCTCATCGCGGCCTCCCGGTCGGCCGGCGCCACGGTGAAACTGCCCGTCGGGCAGAACGTGTCCATCCGGGTCACCACCCCCGGCTACACCGACCGCTACATCCGCCACTACGACGGGCTGGGCTTCACCGAGGTGGTGAACTCCGCCAGCGCCGATCTGCTGAAGCGGGACGCCACCTGGACGGTCAGGCAGGGTCTCGCGAACAAGCTCTGCTACTCCTTCGAGTCCCGCAACTACCCCGGTGAGTATCTGCGCCACCGCGACTTCCGCGTCCGGCGCGAGGCGGGCGACGGCTCCACCGTGTACAAGGAGGACGCCACCTGGTGTCCGACCCAGGGCAGCGGTGGCATCCGGATGTCGGCCGCCAACTTCCCCGGGCAGTATCTGCGGCACTTCAACGCCGAGCTGTGGCTGGCCCAGTCGGGCTCCACCCACGCGTGGGACAACCCGGCCGGCTTCACCGAGGACACCACCTGGGCGATCGAGTCGCCCTGGGCCCCGTAGCACGACCGCCGCGGGCCCTGATCGACGGGCTCGCGCCCTCCGGCGGCCGCCCCCGCGCGGGCGGCCTCCCGTCTCTTCTCCCCCACGCGTCAGCGCACGGCCCCCCACGGAAAGGCGGGTACGTCATGTCAGCGCGGCTCCACCGTGTCCTCCACGGACTCCTGACCCTGGCCATCGCCCTGGCCGGTCTGGTCGCCCTCCCCACGCCGTCCCGTGCCGCCACCCCGGTCTGCGCGCTGGCGTGCGACACCCTCGACCCCTCGAAGGCGCAGCGCGAGACCTTCCCCGTACCGAATGTCACCTTCTCGGCCGTGAACGGCCGAGCGTGTGCACTCGGTCGTTCACACCTCGTCGCGCTCCCGACTGCCCCCTACGACAGGACGGTCACGGGTCGCATCCACTCGTCCCCCCGGTCAGGGAGAGGGTGCGGGTGCGGTGACGAACACCCACGCCGAGCGCGCGCGGTCGCGCACGTTCACCCCGGCGACGACGTCGGCCGGGCCAGCAAGCCCGCACCGACGACAGCAGAAGTGGTTCCGGTCGGGCCGGTTGGCCCGCTCGGTGTGCCCGCAGCGCGGACAGCGCTGCGAGGTGTAGGCCGCATCCACCTCGAGGAACGGCACCCCGGCCTTCTTCGCTTTGTAGGCGAGGTGCTGCCCCAGCTGGTGGAAAGGCCAGGAGGAGAGGGTGCCCCGCTGGTCACGGCGTAGCCGTACCCGATCCCGGATCCCGCCGAGTTCCTCGACGGCGATTCCTCGACCGGTGCGTTGCGCGACGGACACGATCTCCTTGCTGATCTGGTGGTTCACGTGGGTGGCATGGCGCTTCTCTTTCTTCGCCCGGCGGACCAGACGGCGGGTCGCCGAACGGGTGTTCTTCTTCTGGAGGTCGGCGCGTTTGCGGGCCTGCCAGCGCCGGTAGCGGCCCAGACGGCGGCCCTGGTGGCTGGTGCCGTCGGACGTGGTGGCGAGGTTCACGATGCCCCGGTCCACCCCGATCCAGTCGACCGGCTCGTACACCTCGGGATCCGGAATGTCACAGGTGGCGATCAGATACCACGTGCCGCCGCGCCGGACGAGATCGCTCTCGCCCCTGCGGTAGATCACCAGCGTCTTGAGCTGGTCGGGGGAACAGGCGAAGCGGACACCCTTCATCCGCCCGTCCACCGTCCAGATGGAGACAGTGCGCGCGTCGTACTGCCAGGACAGGCAGCGGTCGTCGAACGGCTGGGCCGCCCCGGGCCGGAAGACGACCGGGGTGCCGACCGCCGTGCGGTACCGCTTCGATGTGGACGGGCCCAGATTCCCGGCCCGCAGATTGGCCTTCAGTGTCGCATAGGCGTCCACGACCTTCTTCACCACCCGCACCGCCGGCTGAGCCGACAGCCCGAAGTCCGCTTTCAGGCCCGCGTACACCTCCTTCTGCAGACCGTTGCGGTCCTTCAGGCCCTCGGCAAAGGCGACAGCGGAGGCATGGGTGGCGGCCCGGTTGCAGGCCCGCAGGGTCGCCTCCAGCGCCGACGCCTGTCCGGGCGTCGGCAGCAGTTTCACCTGGACCACCAGCTTCATGACATCGGACCGTAGTACGACCACCGCACACACGAGCACCCTTCACCCGGCGACCACCACAACCAGTGACCCACAGGACGATTGTTCGCATTCCCCGGCTCCACCGGGCAGCCGCGTGGGCGCTGCGCGCCCCACAAAGCCGATGTCGCGACGCTCCGCATCGCGACAACGAGAGGCGATTCCTCCCTGGCGTGAACCGCCGGGGCATCCTCGCCAGCCAGCGCTGGGCGGGCACCACCCCCAACCAGGTGGACTGGCGCACCCAGGCCAGTGCCCTGGGCGCGCTGACGGCCGCGGACGGCCTGTGACACCTCCCCGCAGACCAACCCCCACGAGCGCCGTACCCGCATCGACGCAAGGAAGCGCCCATGAGGCCTCGCACCGCCCGCCGCCACGCGGCACCGCTCACCGCCCTGCTCGCCATCCTGTGGGGCCTGATCTCCGGCCCGCCCGCCGCCACGGCGGCCCCGCACACCGCAGCCGCGGCCTCACAGACCGCCGCCGCGGCCCCGCACACCGCCGCCGCGGGCACCTTCCGCAACCCCCTCAACACCGGCCCCGACCCGTATCTGACCACCTGGAACGGCACCTACTACCTCACCACCACGCAGGGCGACAGCATCCGGATGTGGCGCTCCACCTCCCTGGGCACCCTGCTCGACGCCGACCCCATCACCGTGTGGACGGACACCGACGGCTCCCGCAACCAGCACATCTGGGCGCCGGAGTTCTACCGCTTCGGCAACCGCTGGTACCTCTACTACACCGCCGATGACGGGGTCGACGACCACCACAGGCTCTATGTGCTGGAGTCCGACCGCGACGACCCGGCCGGTCCCTACCACTTCAAGTCCCGTCTGACGCCGCCCAACCACACCGCCGACTTCGCCATCGACCCCGGCATCCTCGAGCACAACGGGCGTCTGTACCTCGCCTACTCCGGTATCAACCAGTACCAGCACAACGGCCTCAACATCGCCCCGATGTCCAACCCGTACACCGTCTCGGGCAACGCGGTCGCCATCAACGGGGCGGGCGGCTGCCCGGAGGTGCGCGAGGGCCCCGAGTTCCTCTACCGCAACGGCCGCACCTGGATGACGTACTCCACCTGCGACACCGGCAAGCCGGACTACCAGGTCTGGATGATGTCCCTGCCGTCCACCGCCGATCCGCTCGTGCCCGGCGACTGGACCCAGCACTCCGGTGCGGTGTTCTCCCGCGCCGACGACCACGGCGTCTACGGCCCCGGCCACCACGCGTTCTTCCGCTCGCCCGACGGCAAGGAGGACTGGATCGTCTACCACGCCAAGAGCACGTCCGTGAACACCTACAGCAACCGCACCACCCGCGCCCAGAAGATCACCTGGAACGCCGACGGCAGCCCGAACCTGGGCCGCCCGCTCGCCATGGGCGCCACCCAGGACCTGCCGTCCGGCGACCCGGGGGCGGGCACGTACTGGATCAATGACGACGGCCGGTCCAGCGGCGACGGAAGCGTGTCGTACACGGGCACCTGGAACTCCGGGACCGGCTGCGCCACCCAGTGCTTCTGGAGCGACGACCACTGGAGCGACCGGGCGGGCAACACCGCCACCTTCTCCTTCACCGGCACCCGGATCGCCCTGCTGTCGGTCCGCGACACCGGCAACGGCATCGCCGCCCTCAGCGTCGACGGCGGCCCCGAGCAACGCGTGGACTTCTACGGCGCGATCCGCACCGGCGAAACCTTGCAGTACCTCAGCCCCCGGCTCGCCTCCGGCCGGCACACCCTGCGCATCCGGGTGACCGGCGAGCACAACGCCCAGTCGGGCGCCTCGTTCGTGAGCGTGGACCGCGCCGAGGTGTACACCCGCTGACACCGGGCACATCCGCGGCCCCCGCCCGCCGGACGGGGGCCGCACACGCCGCGGGTCACCCGAGACATGACGCCGCGCGCAACCCCGCCCGGGCCTGCCTTACCGTGTCGCGGGTGGATCTCAACTTGCTCGTGGCGCTCGACGCGCTGCTGGAGGAGAACAGCGTGACCGCCGCGGCGGACCGGCTGAACCTCTCGCCACCGGCGATGAGCCGGACGCTGGCCCGGATCCGTCGCGCGACCGGCGACGACATCCTGGTACGGGCCGGCCGCACCATGGTCCCGACCCCGCACGCCCTGGAACTGCGCGAGGAGACCCGCGACCTGGTCCG encodes the following:
- a CDS encoding SAM-dependent methyltransferase; protein product: MSDNGWSADRIDTESAHSARIYDYILGGKDYYPADKEAGIAMSREWPALPIHMRANRDFMNRAVRYLAEEAGIRQFLDIGTGIPTSPNLHEIAQAVAPDSRVVYVDNDPIVLTLSQGLLASTPEGRTAYVEADMCDPATILEAAELRETLDLTRPVALTVIAIVHFVLDKDDAYGIVDRLLEPLPSGSYLAMSIGTADFAPDEVARVAREYAARDMPMRLRTEAEAERFFDGLELVEPGLTQVHKWRPDATVTEDIKDEDIAMYGAVARKP
- a CDS encoding DUF397 domain-containing protein; translated protein: MPSHVLGTLGWSKPWSDDAGGACVEAKKLYDGRVALRQSTDPDGPALVFTTNEMTRFLAGVKDGDADFLC
- a CDS encoding helix-turn-helix domain-containing protein — protein: MAAETAWGDAPSVLRMILGRQLEELRTRAGLSYDQAGVAIGVSHSTIRRMEAAKVARLRLADVEKLLQTYGITDRHELDTFLKSVREANKRGWWHTYRDVMPDWFAAYLNLEQAALQIRAYEAQFVHGLLQTEDYARALLSAGNPHAPSEATERRVALRMQRQELLSRESPPRLWVVMDETVLRWPVGGPAVMRAQIDHLIEVSALPQVTVQIMPFGSGPHPAMRAGAFHVFRFRAPELPDIVYLSGLVGAVYLDKEDDVVVYREVLDRMGAQSVPARKTEAVLGAIRKEL
- a CDS encoding ATP-binding protein, which gives rise to MTPLRTSREQDTHPGCALRLPATASSVSTIRAAVFERLRAWGVSAQVCDDALLVVSELVTNVITHTVSDHLECRLSVGAGLLHLEVEDQVRARTLPAPRTPDPDEHCGRGLLLVGAVSSAWGVRDAPHGPGRIVWAELPSRTEECH
- a CDS encoding glycoside hydrolase family 2; this translates as MAAVVVPALAATGLLVSGAGPSHAAQAWDPKPAPMTTPWTNQVPVDNPLPEYPRPQLTRPDWSPLNGIWDFAVTSRDAGQPATFGEQIRVPFVPESALSGVQRKITQNDKLWYKRTFTVPSGWNGRRVQLNFGASDWETTVWVNGKQAGAAHRGGYDAFSYDITPLLNGGTNTVVISVYDPTETGGQAIGKQRVQDVTPHPGKSIVYTASSGIWQTVWLEPTAPAHITRLDMVPRLADNTLRVTVRGAGGADGAGVKVTVSSGGTTVGSATGTVGGELSVPVPNARLWTPEDPFLYDVTAELTGAAGGDKVGGYTGMRSIAVKDVGGVRRPVLNGEFVFQTGTLDQGYWPDGIYTAPTDEALKYDLQKHKDLGFNMVRKHIKVEPQRWFYWADRLGLLVWQDMPSMDSGKTPDTAARAQWESEYRAIIDQHRSSPALIQWVDQNEGWGQYDQARIADMVKAYDPSRLVDNMSGVNCCAAKDGGNGDVIDNHNYVGPGNTPAEPVRASVLGEYGGLGYRVPGHEWYPGGGFSYEDQPSISALNNRFVGLLDGIRQSGMPAGGLSASVYTQITDVENEANGLMSYDRQVVKVDQARVRAANQALIAASRSAGATVKLPVGQNVSIRVTTPGYTDRYIRHYDGLGFTEVVNSASADLLKRDATWTVRQGLANKLCYSFESRNYPGEYLRHRDFRVRREAGDGSTVYKEDATWCPTQGSGGIRMSAANFPGQYLRHFNAELWLAQSGSTHAWDNPAGFTEDTTWAIESPWAP
- a CDS encoding RNA-guided endonuclease InsQ/TnpB family protein, whose product is MKLVVQVKLLPTPGQASALEATLRACNRAATHASAVAFAEGLKDRNGLQKEVYAGLKADFGLSAQPAVRVVKKVVDAYATLKANLRAGNLGPSTSKRYRTAVGTPVVFRPGAAQPFDDRCLSWQYDARTVSIWTVDGRMKGVRFACSPDQLKTLVIYRRGESDLVRRGGTWYLIATCDIPDPEVYEPVDWIGVDRGIVNLATTSDGTSHQGRRLGRYRRWQARKRADLQKKNTRSATRRLVRRAKKEKRHATHVNHQISKEIVSVAQRTGRGIAVEELGGIRDRVRLRRDQRGTLSSWPFHQLGQHLAYKAKKAGVPFLEVDAAYTSQRCPRCGHTERANRPDRNHFCCRRCGLAGPADVVAGVNVRDRARSAWVFVTAPAPSP
- a CDS encoding glycoside hydrolase family 43 protein gives rise to the protein MRPRTARRHAAPLTALLAILWGLISGPPAATAAPHTAAAASQTAAAAPHTAAAGTFRNPLNTGPDPYLTTWNGTYYLTTTQGDSIRMWRSTSLGTLLDADPITVWTDTDGSRNQHIWAPEFYRFGNRWYLYYTADDGVDDHHRLYVLESDRDDPAGPYHFKSRLTPPNHTADFAIDPGILEHNGRLYLAYSGINQYQHNGLNIAPMSNPYTVSGNAVAINGAGGCPEVREGPEFLYRNGRTWMTYSTCDTGKPDYQVWMMSLPSTADPLVPGDWTQHSGAVFSRADDHGVYGPGHHAFFRSPDGKEDWIVYHAKSTSVNTYSNRTTRAQKITWNADGSPNLGRPLAMGATQDLPSGDPGAGTYWINDDGRSSGDGSVSYTGTWNSGTGCATQCFWSDDHWSDRAGNTATFSFTGTRIALLSVRDTGNGIAALSVDGGPEQRVDFYGAIRTGETLQYLSPRLASGRHTLRIRVTGEHNAQSGASFVSVDRAEVYTR